The following are encoded together in the Bradyrhizobium algeriense genome:
- a CDS encoding alpha/beta hydrolase, which translates to MCVTDISATKNGPLDPRLNWATLSQAERDAAYDNNAAVKNSPALIAERNQMSEALRASRKSFLDIPYGDREKTKIDLYPAADKTAPCLVFLHGGYWQRNSRELFAMLVEGVAAHGWSVAIPGYSLAPDTSLTEIVTEISRSLDWLAQNGASYGMSGPVVLSGWSAGAHLAAMALDHPRVTAGLTISGVYDLAPIRDTGLNNALKLTDLEIARLSPLRLPAVHKRLDIAYGTAELPALVFDSIKFHESRMAAHAPGKLFPIEGADHFSILSELRRPGGALVEIARKLVG; encoded by the coding sequence ATGTGTGTGACTGATATCTCGGCGACGAAAAATGGACCGCTCGATCCCCGGCTGAACTGGGCCACGCTTTCCCAAGCGGAGCGCGACGCTGCCTATGACAACAATGCGGCGGTGAAGAACAGCCCAGCGCTGATCGCGGAAAGAAACCAGATGTCCGAAGCGCTGCGCGCCAGCCGCAAATCATTTCTGGATATACCGTATGGCGACCGCGAAAAGACGAAGATCGATCTTTATCCGGCCGCCGACAAGACAGCCCCCTGCCTGGTGTTCCTGCACGGCGGTTACTGGCAGCGCAATTCGCGCGAGTTGTTTGCCATGCTGGTCGAAGGCGTCGCGGCCCATGGCTGGTCGGTTGCCATTCCCGGATATTCGCTGGCCCCGGACACGTCACTGACGGAGATCGTGACAGAGATATCACGGTCGCTCGATTGGCTGGCCCAAAACGGCGCGTCATACGGCATGTCCGGGCCCGTCGTGCTCTCGGGCTGGTCGGCCGGCGCTCACCTCGCCGCAATGGCGCTCGATCATCCGCGCGTCACCGCGGGACTGACGATTTCCGGCGTGTATGATCTTGCACCCATCCGCGACACGGGGCTCAACAACGCGCTGAAGCTGACCGACCTTGAAATCGCGCGACTTTCGCCGCTTCGCCTGCCCGCCGTCCACAAGCGGCTCGACATCGCCTACGGCACGGCCGAACTTCCGGCGCTGGTTTTCGATTCAATCAAGTTTCATGAATCGCGCATGGCCGCGCACGCACCAGGCAAGCTTTTCCCGATCGAAGGCGCAGACCATTTCAGCATTCTCAGCGAACTGCGGCGGCCTGGCGGCGCGCTTGTCGAAATCGCCCGGAAGCTCGTCGGCTAG
- a CDS encoding Rieske (2Fe-2S) protein, which produces MADERPETAALSGDGQWMPVCGLSRLISQTIVCVRVTGVDLILVSSEGRVVACERMCPHEQADLSLGHPAGGRLFCPRHAASFDLRHGRISYGWPSRPLRLYPVRIRDDQIWIDAAAIKSPAT; this is translated from the coding sequence TTGGCGGATGAGCGGCCTGAAACGGCGGCGTTGTCAGGCGACGGGCAATGGATGCCGGTCTGCGGGCTTAGCCGGCTGATTTCGCAAACGATCGTCTGCGTCCGCGTGACCGGCGTCGATTTGATCCTGGTCTCGAGCGAAGGACGCGTGGTCGCCTGCGAACGGATGTGCCCGCACGAACAGGCGGACCTCAGTCTCGGACATCCGGCGGGAGGACGCTTGTTCTGTCCCCGTCACGCGGCTTCGTTCGATCTCCGTCATGGCCGGATTTCCTACGGTTGGCCGAGCCGGCCGTTGCGGCTATACCCGGTCCGGATCAGGGACGATCAGATCTGGATCGACGCTGCGGCGATCAAGTCGCCGGCGACCTAG
- a CDS encoding ABC transporter ATP-binding protein, with product MLEIRDMVCGYGGVTALRGISLEVKAGQLVALIGANGAGKSTTLRAISGLVAPRSGSMLFEGKDIAGAKPPRVVASGIAHCPEGRRVFPHMTVEENLDMGAYLRTKSAEISEDRARIYAEFPRLAERRKQAAGTLSGGEQQMLAIGRALMSRPRLIMFDEPSLGLAPNIVERTFAIIRGIRDAGTTVLLVEQNAFAALDMCDYAYLLEGGRIVLSGPGADMIENEHVRKAYLGG from the coding sequence GTGCTTGAGATCCGCGACATGGTGTGTGGCTATGGCGGCGTCACGGCGTTGCGCGGCATTTCGCTGGAGGTCAAGGCCGGGCAGCTCGTCGCCCTGATCGGCGCCAACGGCGCCGGCAAAAGCACCACGCTGCGCGCGATCTCCGGGCTGGTCGCGCCGCGCTCCGGATCGATGCTGTTCGAGGGCAAGGACATTGCGGGCGCCAAGCCGCCGCGCGTGGTGGCCTCAGGCATCGCGCATTGTCCGGAAGGACGGCGGGTATTTCCACACATGACGGTCGAGGAAAATCTCGACATGGGTGCCTATCTGCGCACCAAATCCGCGGAGATATCGGAGGACCGCGCTCGGATCTACGCCGAGTTTCCACGCCTTGCCGAACGGAGAAAACAGGCCGCCGGCACCCTGTCGGGCGGTGAGCAGCAAATGCTGGCGATCGGTCGGGCCCTGATGTCGCGCCCTCGCTTGATCATGTTCGACGAGCCTTCCCTCGGGCTCGCGCCCAACATCGTCGAGCGGACCTTTGCGATCATCCGCGGCATCCGTGATGCCGGGACGACGGTACTGCTGGTGGAGCAGAACGCGTTTGCTGCGCTCGATATGTGCGACTACGCCTATCTGCTGGAAGGCGGCCGCATCGTTCTGTCCGGGCCGGGCGCCGATATGATTGAGAACGAGCACGTGCGGAAGGCCTATCTTGGCGGATGA
- a CDS encoding ABC transporter ATP-binding protein, with protein MTAPATALRVEKVAVHFGGLVALSDMNFTVGEGEIVSLIGPNGAGKTTAFNVVTGFLDPTHGAVSYRGTALNGLKPHQIAGLGLIRTFQRTSVFPNDTVYDNLLVGLHRQGRVSLLEAILGLPRARSSQRRLRERASELVEWVGLERRAHDLAGSLSYGEQRLVGVALALAAEPSMLLLDEPVSGMNASETHTFVQLVRNIRDRGVTILLVEHDMPMVMSVSDRIVVLNYGRIIAEGSPDVIRNDPAVIEAYLGQGATRA; from the coding sequence ATGACAGCTCCAGCGACGGCATTGAGGGTAGAAAAGGTTGCCGTGCACTTCGGGGGGCTCGTTGCGCTCTCGGACATGAACTTCACGGTCGGCGAGGGCGAGATCGTCAGCCTGATCGGGCCTAACGGTGCCGGCAAGACGACGGCATTCAACGTCGTTACCGGCTTCCTGGATCCAACCCATGGCGCCGTGAGCTATCGCGGGACGGCGCTCAATGGATTGAAGCCGCATCAGATCGCTGGCCTGGGATTGATCCGCACCTTCCAGCGCACCAGCGTGTTTCCGAACGACACCGTTTACGACAATCTGCTGGTCGGGCTGCATCGCCAGGGCAGGGTGAGCCTGCTCGAGGCCATTCTGGGCCTGCCGCGCGCCCGGTCGTCGCAGCGGCGTTTGCGCGAACGGGCCAGCGAACTGGTCGAATGGGTCGGCCTCGAACGCCGCGCCCACGATCTTGCGGGATCACTGTCCTACGGCGAGCAGCGGCTTGTCGGCGTGGCGCTGGCGCTAGCAGCCGAGCCGTCGATGCTGCTGCTCGACGAGCCGGTGTCCGGCATGAACGCCTCGGAAACGCACACCTTCGTGCAATTGGTCCGCAACATCCGCGACCGCGGCGTCACCATCCTGCTCGTCGAGCACGACATGCCGATGGTGATGAGCGTCTCGGATCGCATAGTGGTGCTGAACTACGGCCGGATCATTGCCGAGGGCTCGCCGGACGTGATCCGGAACGACCCGGCCGTCATCGAGGCCTATCTCGGGCAGGGAGCGACACGTGCTTGA
- a CDS encoding branched-chain amino acid ABC transporter permease: MKSAVAILAVVAFASVPLWLRDPYLMNALITTGIFIIGAMSLNLLLGFTGQLSLGHIAFFGIGAYVSALTSLGFDVGLPFGFRIVHEPWPPIVGFALAIVIAGLCGYLVGLLSFRVRGAYFVIVTISFAEVVRLVALNWVELTQGPLALTNIPSITIGLPGLGDLTLRTKLQNYYLVLAVAVVTYLLISRLVHSHFGRAMRGLMENETLAVSVGIDVTKTLTLAAVISAGIAGAAGSLYAHYIRIIDPEVFAFINTVTMVIMVITGGKGSLAGPVVGGMIFGLLPVFLRPIMAPEAQWIAYGGVLIVILFVLPRGIVPSLAQRFAKPRKRIETVAPVAFSERDAKEHA, translated from the coding sequence ATGAAGTCAGCGGTCGCCATTCTCGCGGTCGTCGCGTTTGCATCGGTGCCGCTGTGGCTGCGCGATCCGTATCTCATGAACGCGCTGATCACGACCGGCATCTTCATCATCGGCGCAATGAGCCTCAATCTTCTGCTTGGGTTCACCGGCCAGCTCAGCCTCGGTCATATCGCGTTCTTCGGTATTGGCGCCTATGTCAGCGCATTGACGTCGCTTGGCTTTGACGTCGGCTTGCCCTTCGGCTTTCGCATCGTTCACGAACCCTGGCCGCCGATCGTCGGTTTTGCGCTGGCAATCGTCATCGCTGGATTGTGCGGATATCTCGTTGGGCTGCTGTCGTTTCGTGTGCGCGGCGCCTATTTCGTGATCGTGACGATTTCCTTTGCCGAGGTGGTCCGCCTGGTGGCGCTGAACTGGGTCGAGCTGACGCAGGGCCCGCTGGCGCTGACCAACATTCCATCGATTACGATCGGATTGCCGGGTCTCGGAGATCTGACGCTGCGCACCAAGCTGCAGAACTACTACCTCGTGCTTGCCGTCGCGGTTGTCACCTATCTGCTGATCTCGCGTCTGGTCCATTCTCATTTCGGCCGCGCCATGCGCGGGTTGATGGAAAACGAAACGCTGGCGGTATCGGTCGGCATCGACGTGACAAAGACGCTCACGCTGGCAGCGGTGATCTCGGCAGGGATCGCAGGCGCGGCCGGCAGTCTCTACGCACACTATATCCGCATCATCGATCCGGAAGTGTTCGCCTTCATCAATACCGTGACGATGGTGATCATGGTCATCACCGGCGGCAAGGGATCGCTGGCCGGGCCTGTCGTCGGCGGCATGATCTTCGGACTGCTGCCGGTATTCCTGCGCCCGATCATGGCGCCGGAGGCGCAATGGATCGCCTATGGCGGCGTGCTGATCGTCATCCTGTTCGTATTGCCGCGCGGGATCGTGCCATCGCTGGCGCAACGGTTTGCGAAACCGAGGAAACGGATCGAGACGGTTGCCCCGGTTGCTTTCTCCGAACGTGACGCCAAGGAGCATGCGTGA
- a CDS encoding branched-chain amino acid ABC transporter permease produces the protein MSEFLQHLINMLVLGGTYALLGIGLTLIFGIMNVVNFTHGVLYTFGAYIMFIVVHQLGVNFFLALPLAVVAGWLLGAAIELTLLRPLRGSDIDTTMLVMIGAWIAMQSGALWIWGGVAKSVTTPFPDAPLVLGPISVSWLRLFVLAAAAMLIVVTYLLINRTKLGCAMRATFQDQDTASLMGVNVDLIYTSTFAIGSSLAAAAGALLGPVYVIFPQMGDLAAVKAFAIVILGGLGNITGAVIGGFILALAEELGAGYVSSGYRDAMGFLIIIAVLIFKPTGLFARSERVG, from the coding sequence TTGAGCGAATTTCTGCAACATCTGATCAACATGCTGGTGCTCGGCGGCACCTACGCGCTGCTGGGGATCGGGCTGACGCTGATCTTCGGCATTATGAACGTCGTGAACTTCACGCATGGGGTGCTGTATACGTTCGGCGCCTACATCATGTTCATCGTGGTGCATCAGCTCGGAGTTAACTTCTTTCTGGCGTTGCCGCTCGCCGTTGTCGCCGGCTGGCTACTTGGCGCGGCGATCGAACTGACCTTGCTGCGGCCGCTGCGCGGCTCCGATATCGACACGACCATGCTGGTCATGATCGGCGCCTGGATCGCGATGCAGTCCGGCGCTCTGTGGATCTGGGGCGGCGTGGCGAAATCGGTGACGACGCCGTTCCCCGACGCGCCGCTGGTGCTGGGTCCGATCTCGGTGTCCTGGTTGCGGCTGTTCGTGCTCGCCGCGGCCGCGATGCTGATCGTCGTCACCTATCTCCTGATCAACAGAACAAAACTCGGCTGCGCGATGCGGGCGACCTTTCAGGATCAGGACACCGCCTCGCTGATGGGCGTCAATGTCGATCTGATCTACACCTCGACGTTTGCGATCGGTTCGAGCCTTGCAGCCGCGGCGGGGGCACTGCTTGGTCCGGTCTACGTCATCTTCCCGCAAATGGGCGATCTCGCCGCCGTCAAGGCATTCGCGATCGTGATCCTCGGCGGGCTCGGCAATATCACCGGCGCGGTCATTGGCGGCTTCATTCTGGCATTGGCGGAGGAACTGGGCGCCGGCTATGTTTCATCTGGATACCGCGACGCCATGGGCTTTTTGATCATTATCGCGGTTCTGATCTTCAAGCCGACCGGACTTTTCGCGCGCTCGGAGCGCGTCGGATGA
- a CDS encoding ABC transporter substrate-binding protein — MTRTFRIVPAIVLAAALLGGAAEAQTIKIGVNEPLTGAFAASGTYVVNGAKIAADEINAKGGILGKKLELVIEDNKSNPTEAAAVAEKLITSDKVPVLMGAWGSSLTLAVMPKLMEYETPMVVETSSSGKITTTGNPYIFRISPPSAIEAAAFKGIVDKLELKKVDFLVINNDWGRGTAEDFSKMMKEKGITVGAVETMDQGAQDMSAQLSKLKGTDSETIIVTTAVDQLTLIFKQAAALGLKKRIITTGGSQNPDQIIAQAGAAANGTMHLTTFLPWFPDKTPNPEATNYFIAEWKKRGFDFAGCTESFRGYDGIRTAAAAIEKAGKAEPAAIKAALWDIKIKGLNGDIVFRKSGPEGKESGQSQPNVYLIEITDGKIDMKTL; from the coding sequence ATGACACGGACTTTCAGAATTGTTCCGGCGATTGTGCTGGCGGCTGCCTTGTTGGGTGGTGCCGCCGAGGCTCAGACCATCAAGATCGGCGTGAACGAGCCCCTTACGGGCGCGTTCGCCGCTTCCGGTACCTACGTCGTCAACGGCGCCAAGATCGCTGCCGATGAGATCAACGCAAAGGGCGGCATTCTCGGCAAGAAACTCGAACTCGTCATCGAGGACAACAAGAGCAATCCGACGGAAGCGGCCGCCGTCGCCGAAAAGCTGATCACGAGCGACAAGGTGCCGGTGCTGATGGGGGCGTGGGGCTCGAGCCTGACGCTTGCGGTGATGCCCAAGCTGATGGAATACGAAACGCCGATGGTGGTCGAGACCTCCTCGTCGGGCAAGATCACCACGACCGGCAATCCCTACATCTTCCGCATCTCGCCGCCGTCGGCGATCGAGGCCGCGGCCTTCAAGGGGATCGTCGACAAGCTCGAATTGAAGAAGGTCGATTTCCTCGTCATCAACAATGACTGGGGTCGCGGCACCGCAGAAGACTTCAGCAAGATGATGAAGGAAAAGGGGATCACGGTCGGCGCCGTCGAGACCATGGATCAGGGCGCCCAGGACATGAGCGCACAGCTCTCCAAGCTCAAGGGTACCGATTCCGAAACCATCATCGTGACCACGGCGGTGGACCAGCTGACGCTGATCTTCAAGCAGGCGGCAGCGCTGGGCCTCAAGAAGCGCATCATCACCACCGGGGGCTCGCAGAATCCGGACCAGATCATCGCGCAGGCGGGGGCCGCCGCCAACGGCACCATGCACCTGACGACCTTCCTGCCGTGGTTCCCCGACAAGACGCCGAACCCGGAGGCGACCAACTACTTCATCGCCGAATGGAAGAAGCGCGGCTTCGACTTTGCCGGGTGCACCGAGAGTTTTCGTGGCTATGACGGCATTCGCACCGCGGCAGCCGCGATCGAGAAGGCGGGCAAAGCGGAGCCTGCAGCGATCAAGGCGGCGCTGTGGGATATCAAGATCAAGGGCCTGAACGGCGACATCGTGTTCCGCAAATCCGGTCCCGAAGGCAAGGAGAGCGGTCAGAGCCAGCCCAACGTCTATCTGATCGAAATCACCGACGGCAAGATCGACATGAAGACGCTCTGA
- a CDS encoding xanthine dehydrogenase family Fe-S subunit, whose product MSMIALTVNRRAVQVSAEPRTNLADFVREKLDLTGTHLGCEHGVCGACTVLLDGVPARSCITYAVACEGAEVTTIEGLDDDSVTTELRAAFTREHALQCGYCTPGMLVSARDLVLRLPQADERLIRVGLSGNLCRCTGYVGIVRAVKSVIEARRARDIAPMPDGGRKILGPVGSDRSDADRTERMRPVESEPMSPEAVGSVASIPDFTPATVLEQQFTVAHPPEQVFAMFDDIAAVAACLPGASLTGPPRPERVEGTIRVRIGPIAGTFQGAARVERSPTDMSGRIVGIGNDRRSRSSTQGEIRYRLVPIEQGTRVDLSIGYTLTGMLAQVGRPGLVRDLAARLIAEFAGNLDRRLSGTSPGDATAVELNGMALAFGLLRARLAGWVGRFLSNKGGAT is encoded by the coding sequence ATGAGCATGATTGCACTCACCGTAAACCGGCGTGCCGTGCAGGTATCGGCGGAGCCGCGCACCAATCTCGCGGATTTTGTCCGTGAAAAACTCGACCTGACCGGTACGCATCTCGGCTGCGAACACGGCGTCTGCGGGGCTTGCACGGTGCTGCTTGACGGCGTCCCGGCGCGCTCATGCATCACCTATGCGGTGGCCTGCGAGGGGGCTGAGGTCACCACGATCGAAGGGCTCGACGACGACAGCGTTACGACGGAACTTCGGGCGGCCTTCACCCGCGAACATGCGTTGCAATGCGGCTATTGCACGCCGGGAATGCTGGTCTCGGCGCGTGATCTTGTGCTGCGCCTGCCGCAAGCCGACGAGCGCCTGATCCGTGTCGGATTGAGCGGCAATCTGTGCCGGTGCACCGGCTATGTCGGTATCGTGCGTGCGGTCAAGTCTGTGATCGAAGCGCGGCGCGCCCGCGATATTGCGCCGATGCCGGACGGAGGGAGAAAGATCCTGGGTCCCGTCGGCTCAGATCGAAGCGACGCGGACCGGACCGAACGCATGCGGCCGGTCGAAAGCGAACCAATGTCGCCGGAGGCGGTCGGTTCGGTCGCCTCGATTCCGGATTTCACCCCCGCCACTGTCCTGGAGCAGCAGTTCACCGTCGCGCACCCGCCCGAGCAGGTGTTTGCGATGTTCGACGATATCGCGGCCGTCGCGGCATGCCTTCCCGGCGCGTCGTTGACGGGGCCGCCGAGGCCGGAGCGCGTCGAGGGCACCATCCGTGTCAGGATTGGCCCGATCGCCGGGACGTTTCAGGGCGCCGCGCGCGTCGAGCGAAGCCCCACCGATATGTCCGGCCGAATCGTCGGCATCGGTAACGACCGGCGCAGCCGGTCTTCGACGCAGGGCGAAATCCGCTATCGGCTGGTGCCGATCGAGCAGGGGACGCGTGTCGATCTTTCTATCGGATACACGCTGACGGGCATGCTGGCGCAGGTCGGGAGGCCGGGGCTGGTGCGTGACCTCGCGGCGCGATTGATCGCGGAGTTTGCCGGCAATCTCGATCGCCGGCTGTCGGGTACGTCGCCGGGCGACGCCACAGCGGTCGAACTGAATGGAATGGCGCTTGCGTTCGGCCTTTTGCGCGCGCGGCTCGCGGGTTGGGTCGGTCGTTTCTTGTCCAACAAGGGTGGAGCGACGTGA
- a CDS encoding FAD binding domain-containing protein: protein MKPAPFGYQRPRDLQAALAVLGEAKTSAKIMAGGQSLGPMLNLRLVEPQMIVDITGLAELKQVERRGDELVLGACVTHADIEDGRIPDVTRGAMQRVAGNIAYRAVRNRGTVGGSLSHADPAADWVSALSALGARLTLRSRAGARMVAMEDFIIGALESALHDGEVVETIHVPAMPASAHWGYAKSCRKTGEFAHAIGAILIDPSAASARVVIGAIDAAPIVITSAAELFGGRIAGDYKDRFDMRVADVLLAKAGVSSAAHRHIHVNVLKRAVSEAAA, encoded by the coding sequence ATGAAACCGGCGCCTTTCGGCTACCAACGTCCACGCGACCTGCAGGCGGCGCTTGCCGTGCTCGGCGAGGCCAAAACATCCGCCAAGATCATGGCCGGCGGCCAGTCGCTTGGTCCGATGCTCAATCTGCGGCTGGTGGAGCCGCAGATGATCGTCGACATCACCGGTCTTGCCGAGCTTAAGCAGGTCGAGCGTCGCGGCGACGAACTGGTGCTCGGGGCCTGTGTTACCCACGCCGATATCGAGGACGGACGCATTCCGGACGTCACGCGCGGCGCCATGCAGCGCGTCGCCGGCAACATCGCCTACCGCGCCGTGCGCAATCGCGGCACGGTTGGTGGATCGCTCAGCCACGCCGATCCCGCGGCAGACTGGGTATCGGCGCTGTCGGCGCTGGGTGCACGATTGACGCTGCGAAGCCGCGCGGGTGCGCGCATGGTGGCGATGGAGGATTTCATCATCGGCGCGCTCGAATCTGCGTTGCACGATGGCGAGGTTGTCGAGACCATTCACGTCCCGGCGATGCCGGCGTCGGCGCATTGGGGCTACGCCAAGAGTTGTCGCAAGACCGGCGAATTTGCGCATGCGATCGGGGCGATCCTGATCGATCCGAGCGCCGCATCGGCCCGCGTCGTGATCGGCGCGATCGATGCCGCGCCGATCGTCATAACCAGCGCTGCAGAGCTGTTTGGCGGACGCATTGCCGGCGACTACAAGGATCGCTTCGACATGCGTGTAGCTGACGTCCTCCTGGCAAAGGCGGGCGTATCGAGCGCGGCGCATCGGCATATTCATGTGAACGTGCTCAAGCGCGCGGTCAGTGAGGCCGCCGCATGA
- a CDS encoding xanthine dehydrogenase family protein molybdopterin-binding subunit — protein sequence MRGRGQFVADIRLAGLQDVAFVRSPLAHALIRGIHVPERYRASVFTAADLAGVNPIRAVSGLPGFKISEQPVLATGKVRQVGELVAMCVASTRAEAEDIAAAVTLDLEELPAVHDMLRAREPGSALVHEQWGDNVFLETNFEVDISRAFDAPIKVSREISTARQCMSPLEGRGVVATFDHRLDQLTLYSSAQMPHITRSGLAECLGMEQGRIRVVSPDVGGGFGHKGILLPEEVCLSWLTMRLGHPVRWTEDRREHLTASSNCREHHYKITVYADRDGRLRGIDCEATVDSGAYSSYPFSACLEAAQVASILPGPYLMPAYRCRTFSVATNKCPILPYRGVARTGVCFALELMLDLVAAEAGLEPGEVRLRNLVQPEQMPFDNITNKHFDSGDYPEAMRRALASIDVEGVRARQRKGEADGRRIGVGVSIYCEQAAHGTSVYSGWGIPMVPGHEQASARLTPDGGLELRVGVHSHGQGMETTLAQVAHEMLGVDVAKVRIILGDTAMTPYSTGTWGSRSMVMAGGAVATACRELGERARRIGAKLLQHDPAAVVLQNGEVRGVNGSVTLKEIARTWYRRPQDLPADVDPGGLEVTAGYKPQRDTGTFSYAAHAAVVAVDADLGEVEILDYVIVEDGGVLVNPMVVDGQIYGGLAQGIGTALYEEMPFDASGQPLATTLADYLLPGPTEVPAPRLDHMETPSPYTQFGVKGIGEGGAIAPPAAIANAVNDALRPLGVELMQSPITPIRIVEAVLAARDAERPAA from the coding sequence ATGCGCGGCCGCGGTCAGTTCGTGGCCGATATCCGTCTTGCCGGGCTGCAGGACGTTGCGTTTGTGCGCAGCCCTTTGGCGCATGCGCTGATCCGCGGCATCCACGTGCCGGAGCGCTATCGCGCCAGCGTCTTTACCGCGGCGGATCTGGCCGGCGTCAATCCGATCCGCGCCGTTTCAGGGTTGCCGGGCTTCAAGATTTCCGAGCAGCCGGTGCTTGCCACCGGCAAGGTGCGTCAGGTCGGCGAACTCGTCGCCATGTGCGTGGCGTCGACGCGTGCCGAGGCCGAGGACATTGCGGCGGCGGTGACGCTCGATCTCGAAGAGCTTCCTGCCGTCCATGACATGCTGAGAGCGCGGGAGCCGGGTTCGGCTCTGGTGCACGAGCAGTGGGGAGATAACGTCTTTCTCGAAACCAATTTCGAGGTCGACATCTCCAGGGCGTTCGATGCGCCGATCAAGGTGTCGCGAGAAATATCGACCGCGCGGCAGTGCATGTCGCCGCTCGAGGGGCGTGGCGTGGTTGCGACCTTCGATCACCGTCTCGACCAGCTCACGCTGTATTCCTCGGCCCAGATGCCGCACATCACGCGCAGCGGCCTTGCCGAGTGCCTGGGCATGGAGCAGGGCCGAATCCGCGTCGTTTCGCCTGACGTCGGCGGCGGTTTTGGGCATAAGGGGATACTGCTGCCGGAAGAAGTTTGCCTTTCGTGGCTGACGATGCGTCTCGGCCATCCGGTGCGCTGGACCGAGGACCGCCGCGAGCATCTCACCGCCAGCTCCAACTGCCGCGAGCACCACTACAAGATCACCGTCTATGCCGATCGCGACGGACGGCTGCGGGGCATTGACTGCGAAGCAACCGTCGATTCCGGCGCTTACTCGTCCTATCCGTTCTCGGCGTGCCTCGAGGCGGCGCAGGTCGCCAGCATTCTGCCTGGACCTTATTTGATGCCGGCCTATCGCTGCCGGACGTTTTCGGTCGCCACCAACAAATGCCCGATCCTGCCTTATCGCGGCGTGGCCCGCACCGGCGTCTGTTTTGCACTTGAACTGATGCTCGATCTGGTCGCAGCGGAAGCCGGGCTGGAGCCGGGCGAGGTCCGCCTGCGCAATCTGGTGCAGCCCGAGCAGATGCCGTTCGACAACATCACCAACAAGCACTTCGACAGCGGCGATTATCCGGAGGCGATGCGACGGGCACTAGCGTCCATTGACGTCGAGGGCGTGCGTGCGCGTCAGCGCAAGGGCGAAGCAGACGGGCGCCGGATCGGCGTCGGCGTCTCGATCTATTGCGAGCAGGCCGCGCATGGCACGTCGGTCTACTCCGGCTGGGGCATTCCGATGGTGCCCGGTCACGAACAGGCCTCCGCACGGCTGACGCCGGACGGCGGCCTTGAACTCCGCGTCGGCGTGCATTCGCATGGGCAGGGCATGGAGACGACGCTGGCGCAGGTCGCCCACGAGATGCTGGGCGTCGACGTCGCCAAGGTGCGCATCATCCTCGGCGACACAGCGATGACGCCGTATTCGACCGGCACCTGGGGCTCGCGCTCGATGGTGATGGCGGGCGGCGCGGTTGCAACAGCATGCCGCGAGTTGGGGGAGCGCGCCAGACGCATCGGTGCCAAGCTGTTGCAGCACGATCCGGCCGCAGTGGTGCTGCAGAACGGCGAAGTGCGCGGCGTCAACGGCAGCGTCACCTTGAAGGAAATCGCGCGCACCTGGTATCGCCGGCCGCAGGATCTGCCTGCTGACGTCGATCCCGGTGGGTTAGAGGTCACAGCAGGCTACAAGCCGCAGCGCGATACCGGAACCTTCAGCTATGCCGCGCATGCCGCGGTCGTTGCGGTCGATGCGGATCTCGGAGAGGTCGAAATCCTCGATTACGTTATCGTCGAAGACGGCGGCGTTCTCGTCAATCCGATGGTTGTGGACGGCCAGATCTATGGCGGCCTGGCCCAGGGCATCGGGACCGCGCTGTACGAGGAGATGCCGTTCGATGCGTCCGGCCAGCCGCTGGCGACGACGCTTGCCGACTATCTGCTGCCTGGTCCCACCGAAGTGCCGGCGCCACGTCTCGATCACATGGAGACGCCGTCACCCTATACGCAGTTCGGCGTGAAGGGTATCGGCGAGGGCGGCGCTATCGCGCCGCCGGCCGCGATTGCCAACGCCGTCAACGACGCGCTGCGGCCGCTTGGCGTAGAGCTGATGCAGTCGCCGATTACGCCAATTCGCATCGTCGAGGCGGTTCTGGCCGCGCGCGACGCAGAAAGGCCGGCGGCATGA